From a region of the Trueperaceae bacterium genome:
- a CDS encoding GNAT family N-acetyltransferase has translation MNPDVPVEFDTERLRIVMPRLEDAGPLHEAVHESLAQLKPWMPWARGEYTLEGCEESIRRAMARFITFEDLRFHYFDRASGELLGSSGLHRIDWRVPRFEIGYWIRTSAAGRGYVSEAVRGLASVAFERLGARRVEIRCDDLNEASGRVARRCGFTLDGVLRNWTIGTDGTVRDERIYSLTDISGLK, from the coding sequence GTGAACCCCGATGTCCCCGTGGAGTTCGATACCGAACGTCTTCGCATCGTCATGCCGCGACTGGAGGATGCCGGACCGCTCCACGAGGCGGTTCATGAGTCGTTGGCCCAGCTGAAGCCGTGGATGCCGTGGGCGAGAGGTGAGTACACGCTCGAGGGTTGCGAGGAGAGTATCCGAAGGGCGATGGCCAGATTCATCACCTTCGAGGACCTGAGGTTCCACTACTTCGATCGAGCGAGCGGCGAACTGCTGGGTAGCAGCGGCTTGCACCGGATCGACTGGCGCGTCCCCCGGTTCGAGATCGGGTACTGGATCAGGACCAGTGCGGCTGGCCGCGGCTACGTGAGCGAGGCGGTAAGAGGACTCGCTTCGGTCGCTTTCGAACGCCTCGGAGCCAGACGGGTAGAGATACGCTGCGACGACCTCAACGAGGCTAGCGGACGGGTGGCCAGACGCTGCGGGTTCACTCTCGACGGCGTGCTGCGGAACTGGACCATAGGGACCGACGGCACCGTCAGAGACGAGAGGATCTACTCCCTCACCGACATCTCGGGCCTGAAGTAG